The following coding sequences are from one Lolium rigidum isolate FL_2022 chromosome 6, APGP_CSIRO_Lrig_0.1, whole genome shotgun sequence window:
- the LOC124666408 gene encoding peroxidase 72-like produces MASSMGCLLVLCLACPLLLAGTVRANPWYSLFPQFYDHSCPKAKEIVQSIVAQAVAQETRMAASLVRLHFHDCFVKGCDASVLLDNSSSIVSEKGSNPNMNSLRGFEVVDQIKVALETACPGTVSCADILALAARDSTVLVGGPYWDVPLGRRDSLGASIQGSNNDIPAPNNTLPTIITKFKRLGLNVVDVVALSGGHTIGLSRCTSFRQRLYNQSGNGLADSTLDVSYAAQLRQGCPRSGGDNNLFPLDVVTSTKFDNFYFKNILAGRGLLSSDEILLTKSAETAALVKAYADDVHLFFQHFAQSMVNMGNIMPLTGSQGEIRKNCRRLNNYH; encoded by the exons ATGGCTAGTTCCATGGGTTGCTTGCTGGTACTCTGCCTTGCCTGTCCACTCCTCCTTGCAGGCACCGTTCGTGCCAACCCATGGTATAGCTTGTTCCCACAGTTCTACGACCACTCGTGCCCGAAGGCCAAGGAAATTGTGCAGTCAATCGTGGCACAGGCTGTTGCCCAAGAGACCAGGATGGCAGCATCCTTGGTCAGGCTGCATTTCCATGACTGCTTTGTCAAG GGGTGTGATGCATCCGTGCTACTGGACAACAGCAGCAGCATAGTCAGTGAGAAGGGGTCCAACCCCAATATGAACTCCCTCCGGGGTTTCGAGGTCGTCGACCAGATCAAGGTCGCCCTTGAGACAGCTTGCCCCGGCACGGTCTCCTGTGCCGACATCCTCGCCCTCGCCGCCCGCGACTCCACTGTCCTC GTTGGTGGCCCTTACTGGGATGTGCCGCTCGGCCGGAGGGACTCTCTGGGCGCAAGCATCCAGGGCTCCAACAATGACATCCCTGCCCCCAACAACACCCTACCCACCATCATCACCAAGTTCAAGCGTCTCGGCCTCAATGTCGTCGATGTTGTCGCCCTCTCAGGTGGCCACACCATTGGCTTGTCCCGGTGCACCAGCTTCCGGCAGAGGCTGTACAACCAGTCAGGTAACGGCCTAGCCGACAGCACACTGGATGTGTCCTACGCTGCGCAGCTGAGACAAGGGTGCCCACGCTCCGGTGGCGACAACAACCTCTTCCCGCTCGACGTTGTCACCTCGACCAAGTTCGATAACTTCTATTTCAAGAACATCCTGGCCGGCAGGGGCCTTCTCAGCTCCGATGAGATCCTACTCACCAAGAGCGCCGAAACGGCGGCGCTCGTCAAGGCATATGCAGACGACGTGCACCTCTTCTTCCAGCACTTTGCACAGTCGATGGTGAACATGGGCAACATCATGCCGCTGACCGGGTCACAGGGGGAGATCAGGAAGAACTGCAGGAGGCTCAACAACTATCACTGA
- the LOC124667863 gene encoding peroxidase 72-like — protein sequence MATSMGCLLVLCLVSPLLLAGTVRGNPWYGGGGLFPQFYDHSCPKAKEIVQSIVAQAVARETRMAASLVRLHFHDCFVKGCDASVLLDNSTTIVSEKDSNPNKNSIRGFEVVDQIKAALEAACPGTVSCADILALAARDSTILVGGPYWDVPLGRRDSLGASIQGSNNGIPAPNNTLPTIITKFKRLGLNVVDVVALSGGHTIGLSRCTSFRQRLYNQSGNGLADNTLDVSYAAQLRQGCPRSGGDNNLFPLDVATSTKFDNYYFKNILAGRGLLSSDEVLLTKSAETAALVKAYADDVHLFFQHFAQSMVNMGNIMPLTGSKGEIRKNCRRLNNFH from the exons ATGGCTACTTCCATGGGTTGTCTGCTGGTGCTCTGCCTCGTGtctcccctcctcctcgccggcaccGTCCGCGGCAACCCGtggtacggcggcggcggcctcttccCGCAGTTCTACGATCACTCGTGCCCCAAGGCCAAGGAGATCGTGCAGTCCATCGTGGCCCAGGCCGTCGCCAGGGAGACCAGGATGGCGGCGTCCCTCGTCAGGCTGCATttccacgactgcttcgtcaAG GGGTGCGACGCGTCCGTGCTGCTGGACAACAGCACCACCATTGTCAGTGAGAAGGACTCCAACCCCAACAAGAACTCTATCAGAGGATTCGAGGTCGTCGACCAGATCAAGGCCGCCCTCGAGGCCGCCTGCCCTGGCACcgtctcctgcgccgacatcCTCGCCCTCGCCGCCCGCGACTCCACCATCCTC GTTGGCGGCCCGTACTGGGACGTGCCGCTCGGCCGGAGGGACTCGCTTGGCGCGAGCATCCAGGGCTCCAACAACGGCATCCCGGCCCCCAACAACACCCTTCCCACCATCATCACCAAGTTCAAGCGCCTCGGCCTCAACGTCGTCGACGTCGTCGCCCTCTCCGGCGGCCACACCATCGGCCTGTCCAGGTGCACCAGCTTCAGGCAGAGGCTGTACAACCAGTCCGGCAACGGCCTCGCCGACAACACGCTCGACGTCTCCTACGCGGCGCAGCTCAGGCAGGGGTGCCCACGCTCCGGGGGCGACAACAACCTCTTCCCGCTCGACGTCGCCACCTCCACCAAGTTCGACAACTACTACTTCAAGAACATCCTCGCCGGCAGGGGCCTGCTCAGCTCCGACGAGGTCCTGCTCACCAAGAGCGCCGAGACGGCGGCTCTCGTGAAGGCGTACGCCGACGACGTGCACCTCTTCTTCCAGCACTTCGCGCAGTCCATGGTGAACATGGGCAACATCATGCCGCTCACCGGGTCAAAGGGGGAGATCAGGAAGAACTGCAGGAGGCTCAACAACTTCCACTGA